The DNA region TACTTGGTTAGGATCTTCACCGACTACAGCTGTCTCGCGAGTGACACGTACCTTCCCCTCACGGATGATATAGAAATTGTTCGCATCCTTTTTCCCCTCTACAATGATGTAGGAGTTCGCTGGGAAAGTAACCATTTGAAAAAACGACATTCTTAAATCTCTGAACCCTTTTTGCTCAACGTGCCTAGTTTATTATCGGAGATCCCTAGGGCAATATTTTCGTAAAAATTACTTATTTTTACTCTCTCCTAAAATTTCCATCTGAGTCAGTTCTAATTCCGCTTCTTGGGCAATTTTGCTGGAATACGTATTTTTGATAATGTCCTGAAAAATCTGATAGGCTTTGTCTTCTCTGCCCATCCGCACATAGGCCTTTCCTGAAATTAAGTAGGATTCTAGCCCTTCTTCTGTATTAGGATATTCTTTATATATTTTAAGCTCATTCTCTGCTAGAGCTAAAATATCACCAGTCATTCGGTAATTGGAACTTAGGGCCTTTCTTACCTCTCGTGTTCTCGGATGGCCTGGATAGAGGATTAAAAAACTTTTACAGGATTCTACTGATTGGTAGTGGTTTCGGTCTTCCAAAAATTCTTTTGCCTTTTTGAAGAGGAGATCCCCTTGTTTCGTTCGTTCTTCTGCAAAAATTTGGCTTACCGAACGGTCAGCAGCGAGGGGAACTATTCCCGCAGAAATAAGGATTCCTAGCGTAAAAAAGACCTTATTTCCCAACTGCCTGATGATAGAATTCTGTCTCATTACTATCAGTTTCGGTCGGAATCTTAATTCTCGTGAACGGGTTTTTCTTCCGAAAGAGCAAGAATTTTAGGAATTCCTGTCAGATCCCAGAGTTCAGCTGAGGCTTTCATTCGTTTTCCTTTAGGAAGTGGAAACACAAATCGTCCTTTCCCTTCTGGTCCCACCTTCAATTCAATTTGGTGTTTGGAAAGATCTCCCATCCTTCTTTCTCTCAAGGGTGGGACGGGAAAACTTCGTAATTTTTCTTCTGCAGGATAGAGATTCAACTGAACCATATAAGAAGTATTGGTTTTTCCTGAGTATTCGTAGTTGAGAATATAGCCGGATTCGGATCCATCTTCGTAAGGAAGG from Leptospira noumeaensis includes:
- a CDS encoding tetratricopeptide repeat protein gives rise to the protein MRQNSIIRQLGNKVFFTLGILISAGIVPLAADRSVSQIFAEERTKQGDLLFKKAKEFLEDRNHYQSVESCKSFLILYPGHPRTREVRKALSSNYRMTGDILALAENELKIYKEYPNTEEGLESYLISGKAYVRMGREDKAYQIFQDIIKNTYSSKIAQEAELELTQMEILGESKNK